A region from the Streptomyces tsukubensis genome encodes:
- a CDS encoding DUF1048 domain-containing protein, with product MSDTETGGFMAKVIGPKKRWRAYRARIGELPAGHRAAAEAVERYLMHFVPVDADSNASMFEDLADLFEQAAADGIPVGAVVGEDPVEFAEAFARNYTEGGYVPGRARKRLAGDIADAGGKGR from the coding sequence ATGTCCGATACGGAAACGGGCGGCTTCATGGCCAAGGTGATCGGGCCCAAGAAGCGCTGGCGCGCCTACCGGGCGCGCATCGGGGAACTCCCCGCCGGCCACCGCGCGGCGGCCGAAGCGGTCGAGCGCTATCTGATGCACTTCGTGCCGGTGGACGCCGACAGCAACGCGTCGATGTTCGAAGACCTCGCCGACCTCTTCGAGCAGGCCGCGGCCGACGGAATCCCGGTCGGCGCGGTCGTGGGGGAGGACCCGGTGGAGTTCGCCGAGGCCTTCGCCCGGAACTACACCGAAGGCGGCTACGTCCCCGGCCGGGCGCGCAAGCGGCTGGCCGGCGACATCGCGGACGCCGGCGGCAAGGGCCGCTGA
- a CDS encoding ABC transporter permease, with product MSALSLAVRDSTTMLRRNLLHARRYPSGTLNLLLAPIMMLLLFVYIFGDVMSKGIGGADRSDYIAYIVPGILLMTIGSTVIGAAVYISMDMSEGLIARFRTMAIHRSSVIIGHVIGSVLQCIASVVLVGAVAFAIGFRTEATPVEWLAAFGLLALFALAFTWIAVGIGMASPNAEAAANSAQPLILLPLISSAFIPSDTMPGWFRPIAEYQPFTPAIETLRGLLLGTEIGSNGWIATAWCAGLILLGYRWSTAQFNRDPK from the coding sequence ATGAGCGCCCTCTCCCTCGCCGTCCGCGACTCCACCACGATGCTCCGCCGCAACCTGCTCCACGCGCGCCGCTACCCGTCGGGGACACTGAACCTGCTGCTCGCACCGATCATGATGCTGCTGCTGTTCGTCTACATCTTCGGCGACGTGATGAGCAAGGGCATCGGCGGCGCCGACCGCTCCGACTACATCGCCTACATCGTCCCCGGCATCCTGCTCATGACGATCGGCAGCACCGTCATCGGCGCTGCGGTCTACATCTCCATGGACATGAGCGAAGGCCTCATCGCCCGCTTCCGCACCATGGCCATCCACCGCAGCTCCGTCATCATCGGACATGTCATCGGCAGCGTCCTGCAGTGCATCGCCAGCGTCGTCCTCGTCGGCGCCGTCGCCTTCGCCATCGGCTTCCGCACCGAAGCCACCCCCGTCGAATGGCTCGCCGCCTTCGGACTCCTCGCCCTCTTCGCCCTCGCCTTCACCTGGATCGCCGTCGGCATCGGCATGGCCAGCCCCAACGCCGAAGCAGCCGCCAACAGCGCCCAGCCCCTCATCCTCCTCCCGCTGATCTCCAGCGCCTTCATCCCCTCCGACACCATGCCCGGCTGGTTCCGCCCCATCGCCGAGTACCAGCCCTTCACCCCCGCCATCGAAACCCTCCGCGGCCTCCTCCTCGGCACCGAGATCGGCAGCAACGGATGGATCGCGACCGCCTGGTGCGCCGGCCTGATCCTCCTCGGCTACCGCTGGTCCACCGCACAGTTCAACCGCGACCCGAAGTAA
- a CDS encoding ATP-binding cassette domain-containing protein, translating to MPSSVMPTSGKSGGGAPPAGVSAVGLRKSYGDKTVLDGVDLHIPAGSVFALLGPNGAGKTTAVKILSTLITADGGRAHVAGHDITAEAQSVRAAIGVTGQFSAVDGLITGEENMLLMADLHHLTKKEGRRITAALLERFDLVEAAKKPASTYSGGMKRRLDIAMTLIGSPRIIFLDEPTTGLDPRSRHNMWQIIRGLVADGVTVFLTTQYLEEADQLADRIAVLNDGRIAAEGTADELKRLVPGGHVRLRFTDPTTYKNAAAALREAARDDEALALQIPSDGSQRELRSILDWLDSTGIEADELTVHTPDLDDVFFALTAPATVPTQPKENAR from the coding sequence ATGCCTTCGTCTGTCATGCCCACGTCCGGAAAGAGTGGCGGTGGCGCCCCGCCGGCCGGTGTGTCGGCCGTCGGCCTGCGCAAATCGTACGGCGACAAAACCGTTCTCGACGGCGTCGATCTGCACATCCCGGCAGGCTCCGTCTTCGCACTGCTCGGCCCCAATGGCGCGGGCAAGACGACCGCCGTGAAGATCCTCTCCACCCTCATCACCGCGGACGGCGGCCGGGCCCACGTCGCCGGCCACGACATCACCGCCGAAGCCCAGTCCGTCCGCGCCGCCATCGGCGTCACCGGACAGTTCTCCGCCGTCGACGGCCTCATCACCGGCGAGGAGAACATGCTCCTCATGGCGGACCTGCACCACCTCACCAAAAAGGAGGGCCGGCGCATCACCGCCGCCCTGCTGGAACGCTTCGACCTGGTGGAAGCCGCCAAGAAGCCCGCCTCCACCTACTCCGGCGGCATGAAGCGCCGCCTCGACATCGCCATGACCCTCATCGGCAGCCCCCGGATCATCTTCCTCGACGAACCCACCACCGGCCTCGACCCCCGCAGCCGCCACAACATGTGGCAGATCATCCGCGGACTCGTCGCCGACGGCGTCACCGTCTTCCTCACCACCCAGTACCTCGAAGAGGCCGACCAGCTCGCCGACCGCATCGCCGTCCTCAACGACGGCCGGATCGCCGCCGAGGGCACCGCCGACGAACTCAAGCGCCTCGTGCCCGGCGGACACGTCCGCCTCCGCTTCACCGACCCCACCACCTACAAGAACGCCGCCGCCGCCCTGCGCGAAGCAGCCCGCGACGACGAAGCCCTCGCCCTCCAGATCCCCAGCGACGGCAGCCAGCGCGAACTCCGCTCCATCCTCGACTGGCTCGACTCCACCGGCATCGAAGCCGACGAACTCACCGTCCACACCCCCGACCTGGACGACGTCTTCTTCGCCCTCACCGCCCCCGCAACCGTCCCCACCCAGCCCAAGGAGAACGCCCGATGA
- a CDS encoding DUF1345 domain-containing protein: protein MTGRDSPDTHRRNTPEPRPEPAARTESRWPMAAAVAASAALTLLLPDDLRLGPRWALPLAEGLLLVALVSGDPGRISRRSAILRSVAVVLVVVLAGSAIWSTARLIDDIIHGGAETNSADALLLVGGSVWISTVLAFSLLYFELDSGGPAARAHHMPPTPALAFPQQLSPELNAPHWRPRYVDYLYLAFTNSTALSPTDVMPLAPWAKIVMTVQSVLSLMILGLVIARAVNVLA from the coding sequence GTGACCGGACGGGACTCGCCGGACACGCACCGCAGAAACACACCGGAGCCGCGCCCGGAGCCTGCCGCCCGCACCGAGAGCCGCTGGCCGATGGCCGCGGCGGTCGCTGCTTCCGCAGCACTCACCCTGCTGCTCCCCGACGACCTGCGCCTCGGCCCCCGCTGGGCACTCCCTCTCGCCGAGGGCCTGCTGCTGGTGGCCCTGGTCTCGGGCGACCCCGGCCGGATCAGCCGCCGCTCCGCCATCCTGCGCTCGGTCGCCGTCGTCCTGGTCGTCGTACTCGCGGGCAGCGCCATCTGGTCGACCGCCCGGCTGATCGACGACATCATCCACGGCGGAGCCGAAACCAACTCCGCCGACGCTCTCCTCCTGGTCGGCGGCAGCGTCTGGATCTCCACAGTCCTCGCGTTCTCACTCCTCTACTTCGAACTCGACAGCGGCGGACCGGCCGCCCGCGCCCACCACATGCCCCCCACCCCGGCACTCGCCTTCCCCCAGCAGCTCAGCCCCGAACTGAACGCCCCGCACTGGCGCCCCCGCTACGTCGACTACCTCTACCTCGCCTTCACCAACTCCACCGCGCTGAGCCCCACCGACGTCATGCCGCTCGCCCCCTGGGCAAAAATCGTCATGACCGTCCAGTCCGTTCTCTCCCTGATGATCCTGGGACTCGTCATCGCCAGGGCCGTGAACGTCCTGGCCTGA
- a CDS encoding phosphopantetheine-binding protein, producing MSADAPDSLVQEVAALWAEYLGSREVGADDDFFALGGNSLTGIKIIERVARDYGVELSVRGFYLAQTPARVAGLIRQLRAAA from the coding sequence GTGTCCGCGGACGCACCGGATTCACTCGTGCAGGAGGTCGCGGCACTGTGGGCGGAGTATCTCGGTTCCCGTGAAGTCGGTGCGGACGACGACTTCTTCGCGCTCGGCGGCAATTCCCTGACCGGAATAAAGATCATCGAACGGGTGGCCCGGGACTACGGCGTCGAACTGTCCGTGCGGGGCTTCTATCTGGCGCAGACCCCGGCGCGGGTCGCCGGGCTGATACGGCAGCTGAGGGCGGCGGCGTGA
- a CDS encoding DUF6332 family protein — MDMGRESRWEKDAMTVEIVFALVTGVVLAAGVFAVAVALVSAFGVPDPVRKDVLVGGALLGAAAGVWRLVRVLRRFDRQRRLGR; from the coding sequence ATGGACATGGGGCGTGAGTCGCGGTGGGAGAAGGATGCAATGACGGTGGAGATTGTTTTCGCCCTGGTGACCGGCGTCGTGCTGGCCGCGGGTGTCTTCGCCGTTGCTGTGGCTCTCGTGTCGGCTTTCGGCGTCCCGGATCCGGTCAGGAAGGACGTGCTGGTGGGGGGTGCGCTGCTCGGGGCGGCGGCCGGGGTGTGGCGTCTGGTGCGGGTGCTGCGGCGGTTCGACCGGCAGCGGCGGTTGGGCCGCTGA
- a CDS encoding LLM class F420-dependent oxidoreductase, translating into MTTGIALNAADAGNQVDACVQLGHEAAAAGLRSAWFGQTFGADSPLLAAIVGREVPGLQVGTSAIPVFGRHPLLVSSQAQTAQAATHGRYHLGLALGTKFLTETGFGIPHERPVARLREFLTALRQLTETGTADFHGELLTATTPIPARVPGAEGGVPLLVAAMGPQALRASGELADGILPFLAGPRALGEHIVPAVTAAAEAAGRPAPRIVALVYGVVTDDVDSVREKAAEQLAFYEQFPSYARAIGLSGGRRGVDVAVIGDERTVAAEVRRYRDAGATEVVFSGTDIAGESDRRRTWALLGQLAG; encoded by the coding sequence ATGACGACAGGAATAGCGCTCAACGCGGCCGACGCCGGGAATCAGGTCGACGCCTGCGTGCAGCTGGGACACGAGGCCGCGGCCGCCGGGCTGCGGTCGGCCTGGTTCGGCCAGACCTTCGGTGCGGACTCGCCCCTGCTCGCGGCGATCGTCGGGCGGGAAGTGCCCGGCCTGCAGGTGGGAACGTCGGCGATCCCGGTTTTCGGCCGGCACCCGCTGCTCGTCTCCAGTCAGGCGCAGACCGCGCAGGCGGCGACGCACGGCCGCTACCATCTCGGGCTGGCGCTCGGTACCAAGTTCCTGACCGAGACGGGCTTCGGTATCCCGCATGAACGGCCCGTTGCGCGCCTGCGTGAGTTCCTCACCGCGCTGAGGCAGCTGACCGAGACGGGGACCGCCGACTTCCACGGCGAACTGCTCACCGCGACGACCCCGATCCCCGCGCGGGTGCCGGGTGCCGAGGGCGGTGTGCCGCTGCTCGTTGCCGCGATGGGTCCCCAGGCGCTGCGCGCCAGTGGTGAGCTGGCGGACGGGATCCTGCCCTTCCTGGCCGGTCCTCGGGCGCTGGGCGAGCACATCGTTCCTGCGGTCACCGCGGCGGCGGAGGCGGCAGGCCGGCCGGCGCCCCGGATCGTCGCCCTGGTCTACGGTGTGGTCACCGACGATGTCGACTCCGTGCGGGAGAAGGCCGCCGAGCAGCTTGCGTTCTACGAGCAGTTCCCGTCCTACGCACGGGCCATCGGGCTCTCCGGCGGCCGACGGGGCGTCGATGTGGCGGTGATCGGTGACGAGCGGACGGTCGCCGCGGAGGTGCGGCGTTACCGGGATGCCGGGGCGACGGAGGTGGTGTTCTCGGGGACGGACATCGCCGGGGAGTCCGACCGGCGCCGGACCTGGGCGCTGCTGGGGCAGCTGGCGGGCTGA
- a CDS encoding thioesterase II family protein — MTSAVTTATSPWFVRPRSADHRAQLFCFPYSGSGASAFSAWPAAVGGAEVSPVQFPGRENRLAAPHYGTYENLAASLAEELVPRLDRPFAFFGHCAGALAAYETAVRLAERGLPGPARLFVSGQPAPHDASRDRMLAMTEPELRAELESVVRGRGIEPRPDMIDVGLAVLLRDLAAAGEYRRREPAAVGCPVIVLHWRDDPEVSPAQLRGWSAYSDSVEFRAIDGGHHDFMSAPDALQELLGSWH; from the coding sequence ATGACTTCCGCCGTCACCACCGCCACATCGCCGTGGTTCGTCCGGCCGCGGTCCGCGGACCACCGCGCGCAGCTGTTCTGCTTCCCCTACTCCGGGTCCGGGGCCTCGGCCTTCAGCGCCTGGCCGGCCGCGGTCGGCGGCGCCGAGGTCAGCCCGGTGCAGTTTCCCGGCCGGGAGAACCGGCTGGCGGCACCCCACTACGGCACCTACGAGAACCTCGCCGCGAGCCTGGCCGAAGAGCTGGTGCCGCGCCTGGACCGGCCGTTCGCGTTCTTCGGGCACTGCGCGGGCGCACTCGCCGCGTACGAGACCGCGGTCCGGCTCGCCGAGCGGGGGCTGCCCGGTCCCGCCCGGCTCTTCGTGTCCGGGCAGCCCGCGCCGCACGACGCCTCGCGGGACCGGATGCTGGCGATGACGGAGCCCGAACTCCGTGCCGAGCTGGAGTCGGTCGTGCGCGGCCGGGGCATCGAGCCGCGGCCCGACATGATCGACGTGGGCCTGGCCGTACTGCTGCGCGATCTCGCCGCCGCCGGCGAGTACCGGCGCCGGGAACCGGCCGCGGTGGGGTGTCCCGTGATCGTCCTGCACTGGCGGGACGACCCCGAGGTGAGCCCCGCGCAGCTGAGGGGGTGGAGCGCCTACTCGGATTCGGTCGAGTTCCGGGCGATCGACGGCGGACACCACGACTTCATGAGCGCGCCGGACGCTCTGCAGGAGCTGCTGGGTTCCTGGCACTGA
- a CDS encoding cytochrome P450 — translation MRLTPGGGRGIDPGSVDLFDLDLYASGDPHPVWDEMRAKAPLHHQVLPDGREFWSVTRYDDVCRVLGDHREFTSERGTVVTHLGVDDVAAGTLMTSTDPPRHTEVRRPLGTRLTARAVKSWEDRIRGTVVRFLEPALDGEVFDLAEQALLLPAMVTGPLLGIPEKDWEELVRLTAMVTAPSDPHFRQGSEAATLAISHHELLAYVKEWAGARRADGREDDSLLHHLMSVRPGGMPLTDEEIALDGYSILLGANVTTPHTVSGTVQALAERPEQFEKARADPSLIPNLVEEGLRWTSAACNFMRYAVDDVEIAGGTVPARGAVVAWIGSANRDAARFPDPHRFDITRSGAKRQIAFGFGPHFCIGAPLARMTLRIFFEELTRRFGSIGLAGEPQHLRSYFIAGMTHLPIVAQKRRTP, via the coding sequence GTGAGGCTGACGCCGGGCGGCGGGCGGGGTATCGACCCCGGGAGCGTCGACCTGTTCGACCTGGACCTCTACGCCTCCGGCGATCCGCACCCGGTCTGGGACGAGATGCGCGCGAAGGCCCCGCTGCACCACCAGGTCCTCCCCGACGGGCGGGAGTTCTGGTCGGTCACCCGCTACGACGACGTGTGCCGCGTGCTCGGCGACCACCGCGAGTTCACCTCGGAGCGCGGCACCGTGGTCACCCATCTCGGGGTGGACGACGTCGCGGCGGGCACGCTGATGACGTCCACCGATCCGCCCCGGCACACCGAGGTCCGCAGGCCGCTCGGCACCCGGCTCACCGCACGGGCGGTGAAGTCCTGGGAGGACAGGATCCGCGGGACGGTGGTGCGCTTCCTCGAACCGGCGCTCGACGGGGAGGTCTTCGACCTGGCCGAACAGGCGCTGCTCCTCCCGGCGATGGTCACGGGCCCGCTCCTCGGGATCCCGGAGAAGGACTGGGAGGAGCTCGTCCGGCTGACCGCGATGGTGACGGCCCCCTCGGACCCGCACTTCCGGCAGGGCAGCGAGGCCGCGACCCTGGCGATCTCCCACCACGAGCTGCTCGCCTACGTCAAGGAGTGGGCCGGCGCCCGGCGGGCGGACGGGCGGGAGGACGACAGCCTGCTCCACCACCTCATGAGCGTCCGCCCCGGGGGCATGCCGCTGACCGACGAGGAGATCGCCCTCGACGGGTACAGCATCCTGCTGGGCGCCAATGTGACGACGCCGCACACCGTCTCCGGCACGGTGCAGGCCCTCGCCGAGCGGCCCGAGCAGTTCGAGAAGGCCCGGGCGGACCCGTCGCTGATCCCGAACCTGGTGGAGGAGGGGCTGCGCTGGACGTCGGCGGCCTGCAACTTCATGCGGTACGCGGTGGACGACGTGGAGATCGCCGGGGGCACCGTGCCCGCCCGGGGGGCGGTCGTCGCCTGGATCGGGTCGGCCAACCGGGACGCGGCCCGGTTCCCCGACCCCCACCGGTTCGACATCACGCGCAGCGGCGCCAAGCGCCAGATCGCGTTCGGGTTCGGGCCGCACTTCTGCATCGGGGCGCCGCTGGCCCGGATGACCCTGCGGATCTTCTTCGAGGAGCTGACCCGGCGGTTCGGGTCGATCGGTCTCGCCGGTGAACCGCAGCACCTCCGGTCGTACTTCATCGCCGGGATGACGCACCTGCCCATCGTCGCCCAGAAACGAAGGACGCCATGA